The Zobellia alginiliquefaciens genome contains a region encoding:
- a CDS encoding PorP/SprF family type IX secretion system membrane protein gives MRKFIWTLLLLSGIFTARGQELNSPQLSQYLADNPFVLSPVYAGIGDHVKIRLNGLTQWVGIKDAPQTQSLAADMRLGEKSGIGLFLYNDKNGYTKQQGARVSFAHHLTLDRYDDEFLSFGLSYNFNQFRIDVDKFVDANLDPGVINNRQTSNHNFDVGALYRYGKFYISANASNLLGKDPSSFTFNADEPNELRNYYVYTGYRYRKNKNSDLEIEPSVLFKLFESDGRSETDLNLKFRWYNFEDYFYAGVNYRFLNDQIGDPLYIAPFAGLKKNNFYFGYSYQIILNEIITYSTGTHVVTIGVDLFQGLSNCRCTY, from the coding sequence ATGCGCAAATTCATTTGGACCTTGCTGCTCTTATCGGGCATATTTACCGCGAGAGGTCAGGAGCTCAATTCGCCCCAACTGTCTCAATATTTGGCAGATAACCCTTTTGTTCTATCACCAGTATATGCCGGTATAGGAGACCATGTAAAAATTAGGCTTAACGGTCTTACCCAATGGGTAGGTATAAAAGATGCACCACAGACGCAGTCTTTGGCAGCAGATATGCGTTTAGGCGAAAAATCAGGTATAGGGCTATTCTTGTATAACGATAAAAACGGATATACTAAACAACAAGGTGCAAGGGTTTCTTTTGCGCATCACTTAACGCTAGATAGATACGATGATGAATTTCTTTCTTTCGGTCTATCTTACAACTTTAACCAGTTTAGAATAGATGTTGATAAGTTCGTGGATGCTAACCTTGACCCTGGTGTTATAAACAATCGCCAAACGAGCAATCATAACTTTGATGTAGGTGCATTATACAGATATGGTAAATTTTATATCAGTGCCAATGCTTCTAACCTTTTGGGCAAAGATCCAAGTAGCTTTACATTTAACGCGGATGAACCCAATGAATTAAGAAACTACTACGTCTATACAGGTTACCGTTATAGAAAAAATAAAAATAGTGATCTAGAAATAGAACCATCGGTTCTCTTTAAACTTTTTGAAAGTGATGGCCGTTCTGAAACGGATTTAAACCTTAAATTTAGATGGTACAACTTTGAGGATTATTTCTATGCCGGTGTAAACTATAGATTCTTAAATGATCAAATTGGTGATCCCTTATATATTGCACCTTTTGCCGGTCTAAAGAAAAACAATTTCTATTTTGGATATTCATATCAAATCATACTTAACGAAATAATTACCTATAGTACAGGTACTCATGTGGTTACCATTGGTGTAGACTTGTTTCAAGGTCTTAGTAACTGTCGTTGTACCTACTAA
- the folB gene encoding dihydroneopterin aldolase: MDKVKVSNIRVYAHHGCLAEETAIGSEYLVNVSVDADLTKASISDKLSDTVDYVHINHIVKEEMKIPSKLLEHIGKRIIDRIFLEIPIVRKAEIEVSKINPPIGGDVEKVTIVLREKRKK; this comes from the coding sequence TTGGATAAGGTTAAAGTTAGTAATATAAGGGTTTATGCACACCACGGATGCTTAGCGGAAGAAACTGCAATAGGGAGTGAATATTTGGTAAACGTGTCTGTCGATGCTGATTTAACCAAAGCATCAATTTCCGATAAATTATCTGATACAGTTGATTATGTTCATATAAACCATATTGTAAAGGAGGAAATGAAGATACCTTCTAAACTTTTGGAACATATAGGCAAACGCATTATTGACCGTATTTTCTTAGAAATACCAATTGTAAGAAAAGCAGAAATTGAAGTTTCCAAAATAAATCCGCCAATTGGGGGTGATGTAGAAAAGGTTACTATTGTTTTAAGGGAAAAACGAAAAAAGTAA
- a CDS encoding LysE family translocator, whose product MWEDIQAAVPLGFLLSFMIGPVFFVLLETSAIRGFRAALVFDFGVILADGVFLVIAYFSSFQLLENLSNQPGLYVFGGVILLVYGITTVFRKPPKQVHTNIKVKKSDYIGLFIKGFLLNFINIGVLVFWLGIIIVVGPSLDNDSNRIVVFFSTMIGAYFVTDIFKILLAKQLKKKLTTSRIYFIKKGLGFILIICGIVLIVKGFLPKDQFTIEEGIERMEKLQ is encoded by the coding sequence ATGTGGGAAGACATTCAGGCAGCAGTTCCATTAGGCTTTTTATTGAGTTTTATGATTGGACCTGTTTTCTTTGTTCTCTTAGAAACCAGCGCAATAAGAGGCTTTAGGGCCGCCCTGGTTTTTGATTTTGGAGTTATTCTTGCTGATGGTGTTTTTTTGGTCATTGCCTATTTCAGTAGTTTTCAACTTTTAGAAAATTTAAGCAATCAACCTGGTCTATATGTCTTTGGGGGTGTTATACTTTTGGTATATGGAATTACGACCGTATTTAGAAAACCGCCAAAGCAAGTTCATACGAACATAAAAGTGAAAAAAAGTGATTATATAGGACTCTTTATTAAAGGATTCCTCTTGAATTTTATAAACATTGGGGTACTTGTATTTTGGTTGGGTATCATCATTGTAGTAGGCCCAAGCTTAGATAACGATTCCAACAGAATTGTTGTATTTTTTTCTACAATGATAGGAGCTTATTTTGTTACCGATATTTTTAAAATCCTTTTGGCAAAACAATTAAAGAAAAAGCTGACTACCAGCAGAATTTACTTCATAAAAAAAGGCCTTGGTTTTATCCTAATAATTTGTGGTATTGTACTCATAGTTAAAGGTTTTTTACCCAAAGACCAGTTCACCATTGAAGAAGGAATTGAACGTATGGAAAAGTTGCAGTAA
- a CDS encoding head GIN domain-containing protein, with translation MKKFVLLVICMLGLQFTYAQDAKMTQDLTKFSEVKAFDGLSVTLIKADVNKAVISGENIDKVAIVNNDGVLKIRMQIGKIFSGYKTFVQIYYTEDLIVIDVNEDARIASEQPIKQEVLELKAQEGGELAINAEVEQMLIKTVTGGVVSTIGSSNLQDIVINTGGIYEGKEFKTKFSTINVNAGSRAEIFASDYVKATVKAGGEVLVYGDPKKMDEKTVFGGTVTRM, from the coding sequence ATGAAAAAGTTCGTTTTGCTTGTCATTTGTATGCTTGGGCTTCAATTTACCTATGCCCAGGATGCTAAGATGACACAAGACCTGACCAAATTCTCAGAGGTTAAGGCTTTTGACGGTCTTTCCGTTACGCTTATTAAAGCCGATGTGAACAAAGCGGTCATATCTGGTGAGAATATAGACAAAGTAGCCATTGTGAATAATGACGGTGTGCTGAAGATACGCATGCAAATTGGAAAAATCTTTAGTGGATATAAGACCTTTGTACAAATCTATTATACAGAAGATTTAATTGTAATAGATGTAAATGAAGATGCCCGTATAGCCTCTGAGCAGCCTATAAAACAAGAAGTATTGGAATTAAAGGCTCAAGAAGGAGGTGAATTGGCAATTAATGCCGAAGTGGAACAGATGTTGATAAAAACTGTTACTGGTGGTGTAGTTTCTACCATTGGCTCATCCAATTTACAGGACATTGTTATTAATACCGGTGGCATTTATGAAGGTAAAGAGTTCAAGACCAAGTTTTCTACCATCAATGTTAATGCAGGGTCTAGAGCAGAAATTTTTGCTTCGGATTATGTAAAGGCAACTGTAAAGGCAGGTGGCGAAGTTTTGGTATATGGTGATCCAAAGAAAATGGATGAAAAAACCGTATTTGGTGGCACCGTAACACGAATGTAG
- the rnr gene encoding ribonuclease R, whose product MSKNKKKARNHRTNEITKGIFTVLEKDPKKSFNYKQIAAKLGLDNTQDRNQLIKRLGQLKEKNRIQEESRGSYMAVASTKKYQTGTVDLTGRGNAYVVIEGMEDDVFVHANKVNKAFHGDTVEVYIFPRRKGKKLEGEIANILERKKTEFVGIVDLQKTFAFVRPTDFRMYTDFFIPKDSINGANDGDKVIVKLESWDGKDDSPTGTITEVLGKPGEHNTEIHAILAEYGLPYEFPTEVERYADTLDTSIKEEEIAKRRDMREVLTFTIDPKDAKDFDDALSFEVLENGNYEIGIHIADVSHYLVPDTILDDEAYERATSVYLVDRVVPMLPEVLSNNACSLRPNEEKYTFSAIFEMDKDAKIKNQWFGRTVINSNERFAYEEAQHIIENQEGSIPEEISIRGNAYTVSEEVVKATLEMDRLAKIMRGKRMQDGAISFDKVEVRFNLNEESEPIGVFFKESKDANKLIEEFMLLANRKVAEFIGKQKPKKTFVYRVHDDPNEDKLIALNGIISRFGHKLDFKDKKSISASLNQLLSDVKGKKEQNLVDTLTIRSMSKAIYTTDNIGHYGLSFDYYSHFTSPIRRYPDVMVHRLLQHYLDGGASAKEEVYEQKCKHSSDMEYLASSAERDSIKYMQIKFMQDHQDQEFVGVISGVTEWGIYVEIIENKCEGMVRISDIKDDYYTFDEKQYAIVGERTKKTYQLGDEVVVMVKNSDLVKRHLDFSLLGKHEG is encoded by the coding sequence ATGTCAAAGAATAAAAAGAAAGCTCGTAACCATAGAACAAACGAGATAACAAAAGGAATCTTTACCGTATTAGAGAAAGATCCAAAAAAGAGTTTCAATTATAAACAAATAGCGGCTAAACTTGGCCTGGACAATACGCAAGACCGGAACCAATTAATTAAAAGGTTAGGGCAATTAAAGGAGAAAAATAGAATACAGGAAGAAAGCAGAGGTAGTTATATGGCTGTTGCTTCTACCAAAAAATATCAAACAGGTACTGTTGATCTTACTGGCCGTGGTAATGCCTATGTGGTCATAGAAGGCATGGAAGATGATGTTTTTGTACATGCCAACAAGGTAAATAAAGCTTTTCATGGAGACACCGTAGAGGTATACATATTTCCAAGGAGAAAAGGGAAAAAACTAGAGGGCGAGATTGCTAATATTCTGGAACGTAAAAAGACAGAATTTGTAGGTATTGTAGATCTACAGAAGACATTTGCTTTTGTACGCCCAACAGATTTTAGAATGTATACAGATTTCTTTATTCCAAAGGATAGTATAAATGGGGCCAACGATGGCGATAAGGTTATTGTTAAACTTGAAAGTTGGGACGGTAAGGATGATTCCCCTACCGGAACTATTACGGAAGTTTTAGGAAAACCTGGAGAACACAATACAGAAATTCATGCCATTTTAGCTGAATACGGACTTCCGTATGAATTTCCTACCGAAGTAGAACGTTACGCAGATACCCTTGATACTTCCATTAAAGAAGAAGAAATAGCTAAAAGGAGAGATATGAGAGAGGTGTTGACCTTTACCATTGACCCTAAAGATGCTAAGGATTTTGATGATGCCCTTTCCTTTGAAGTGCTCGAAAATGGTAATTATGAAATAGGAATTCATATTGCAGATGTTTCTCATTATTTGGTTCCCGATACTATTTTAGATGATGAAGCTTATGAAAGAGCTACATCGGTCTATTTGGTTGATCGTGTGGTACCTATGCTTCCAGAAGTATTATCCAATAATGCCTGTTCATTACGTCCTAACGAAGAAAAATATACGTTTTCCGCAATTTTTGAGATGGATAAAGATGCCAAGATCAAAAATCAATGGTTTGGTAGAACGGTCATTAATTCAAACGAACGTTTCGCTTATGAAGAAGCTCAGCATATTATAGAAAACCAAGAAGGAAGCATTCCTGAGGAAATATCCATTAGGGGAAATGCCTATACCGTTTCAGAAGAGGTAGTAAAAGCTACTTTAGAAATGGATAGATTGGCAAAAATTATGCGTGGTAAACGTATGCAAGATGGCGCTATTTCTTTTGATAAAGTTGAGGTTCGTTTTAATCTGAACGAAGAAAGTGAACCAATTGGGGTTTTCTTTAAAGAATCTAAAGACGCAAATAAACTAATTGAGGAATTTATGCTCTTGGCCAATAGAAAAGTGGCCGAATTTATAGGAAAGCAGAAGCCCAAGAAAACATTTGTTTATCGTGTGCACGATGATCCCAATGAAGATAAATTAATAGCTCTTAATGGAATTATCTCCCGGTTTGGGCATAAGTTAGACTTCAAGGATAAAAAGTCCATCAGCGCCTCTTTAAATCAGCTTTTGAGCGATGTTAAAGGTAAAAAAGAACAGAACTTGGTAGATACGCTAACTATTCGTAGTATGAGCAAAGCTATATACACTACGGATAACATTGGACATTATGGTTTATCGTTCGATTATTACAGTCACTTTACATCACCTATTCGGAGATATCCAGACGTAATGGTGCACCGCTTATTGCAACATTATTTAGACGGAGGGGCTTCGGCAAAAGAAGAAGTATACGAGCAAAAATGTAAGCACTCTTCGGATATGGAGTACTTGGCCTCCAGTGCGGAACGTGATTCTATAAAATATATGCAGATCAAGTTCATGCAAGATCATCAAGACCAAGAATTTGTTGGTGTTATTAGCGGAGTTACCGAATGGGGTATCTACGTTGAAATCATCGAAAACAAGTGTGAAGGTATGGTGAGGATCAGCGATATAAAAGATGATTATTATACCTTTGATGAAAAGCAGTACGCGATTGTTGGGGAAAGAACAAAGAAAACCTATCAATTGGGTGATGAAGTTGTAGTTATGGTAAAGAATTCCGATTTGGTTAAACGTCATTTAGATTTCTCCTTGTTGGGAAAGCATGAGGGATAG
- a CDS encoding RpiB/LacA/LacB family sugar-phosphate isomerase: MKIAIGNDHAGTDYKLAIVGLLKSMNIEVSNYGTDGTDSVDYADFVHPVALDVDKGEVDFGIIICGSGNGASMTANKHQQVRCALCWTKEIVQLSREHNDANILSLPARFISLPQALEMVKTFLNTNFEGGRHERRIEKIPCK, encoded by the coding sequence ATGAAAATAGCTATTGGAAACGATCACGCAGGTACTGACTATAAATTGGCCATTGTAGGTTTACTGAAGTCAATGAATATAGAGGTAAGTAATTATGGTACCGATGGAACGGATAGTGTTGATTATGCCGATTTTGTTCACCCGGTTGCTCTAGATGTTGATAAAGGTGAAGTAGATTTTGGTATTATTATCTGTGGTAGTGGCAACGGTGCCTCTATGACAGCCAACAAACACCAACAAGTACGTTGTGCCCTTTGTTGGACAAAAGAGATCGTTCAATTAAGCAGAGAACATAATGATGCCAATATCTTAAGCTTACCGGCAAGATTTATTTCTTTACCTCAAGCTCTAGAAATGGTGAAGACTTTTTTAAATACCAATTTTGAAGGAGGTAGGCACGAGAGAAGAATAGAAAAAATACCTTGTAAGTAA